ACTTCTAACCAATATTGTGTTTCACTGGCTTCGCTCTCACAAATCTTGATCTTATTCTTGAAATCGGCTTTGCTTCTGGACCGATTTGCTTCTCGGTAATTCGCCCCAATAGAAGTTCCAGCCTTTGTGATTTGATTCCTTACCACTCTGCCCTCGGCAGTGTTGGGTAAACTTGTCGACAATCGAATTA
The Deltaproteobacteria bacterium genome window above contains:
- a CDS encoding four helix bundle protein encodes the protein MSTSLPNTAEGRVVRNQITKAGTSIGANYREANRSRSKADFKNKIKICESEASETQYWLEVIVEMEWLSWKKVKPEYEECSELLAIFTSIGNK